The following proteins are co-located in the Paralichthys olivaceus isolate ysfri-2021 chromosome 2, ASM2471397v2, whole genome shotgun sequence genome:
- the fam83d gene encoding protein FAM83D, with translation MALSQCLDDSPLRLTPIRSGTGDLNLQEVYNERHRLALEELLSGGVDNFLGFLAKEQIPNFLSDDEIQRIRGTAVLPRCPSVLGEEQSLEQSLSSSLDCSSVTYFPEVSDVEPPQLEMGWPAFTAGSYRGVTRAVAHFQPSYGECIYSCKEAARRMIKSAREVIAVVTDSLTDLDIFRDLQEACSQRRVPVYILLDKLCAPAFLKMCRNVGVTLEDLRQMRVRTITGTSYYMRSGARITGKVHERFMLIDGNRVATGSYRFNWTDGKLNSSNLIELSGQITEKFDEEFRILYAQSLPINTRGPPSVRNSGIYEHLLIKHSVTSSPHLARERLVDPVCLTSTPSRKPQTIAVQQPTLDPSTPDRCKSSPVSDSSTIGEDWMEQHHMEEEEILAGSTTQPFPAEQLLGKEPTIPSTVSCHASTQTSRSVADSDTQTDLQLTRHPGIITLTSTGQNQATSLSFPPSRQISPTQAAPDNTLKDSFHKLTKERQYHYSTIRSKLEHMMTALSQRRELADVTNMTQGLGAHSRQRAHKDWEEQPNPRLLVESAGKGTWPRARCVH, from the exons ATGGCCCTGTCGCAGTGTTTGGACGATTCTCCTCTGAGACTGACTCCAATACGCAGCGGGACCGGGGACCTGAACCTGCAGGAGGTCTACAACGAGAGGCACAGGCTGgccctggaggagctgctgtcagGAGGAGTCGATAACTTCCTGGGATTCCTTGCCAAAGAGCAGATCCCCAACTTTCTGTCGGACGATGAGATCCAGCGGATCCGGGGCACCGCCGTGCTGCCCCGGTGCCCGTCAGTGCTCGGGGAGGAGCAGTCGCTGGAGCAGTCGCTCAGCAGCTCCCTGGACTGCTCCTCCGTCACCTACTTCCCCGAGGTGTCGGACGTGGAGCCGCCGCAGCTAGAGATGGGGTGGCCCGCCTTCACCGCGGGCTCCTACCGGGGAGTCACACGGGCCGTGGCGCACTTCCAGCCCAGCTACGGGGAGTGCATCTACAGCTGCAAGGAGGCTGCGAGGCGCATGATTAAAAGTGCCAGAGAG GTGATTGCTGTAGTTACAGACTCCTTGACAGACCTGGATATCTTTAGAGATCTTCAGGAGGCATGTTCCCAACGCAGAGTCCCCGTCTACATCCTGTTGGACAAATTGTGTGCTCCCGCTTTCCTCAAGATGTGCAGAAATGTCGGTGTTACTCTGGAGGACCTTCGG CAAATGAGAGTACGAACCATAACTGGTACGTCTTATTACATGAGATCAGGAGCAAGGATTACTGGGAAAGTTCACGAGAGGTTCATGCTGATTGATGGAAACAGAGTCGCTACAGGTTCTTACAG GTTCAACTGGACTGATGGCAAACTGAACAGCAGCAATCTAATCGAACTTTCTGGCCAGATAACAGAGAAGTTTGATGAGGAGTTCCGCATCCTCTACGCCCAGTCTCTACCTATAAACACTCGAGGACCTCCAAGTGTCCGAAACAGCGGCATCTATGAGCATCTCCTCATCAAGCACTCGGTCACCTCCTCCCCTCACTTGGCCAGAGAGAGGCTTGTGGATCCAGTGTGTCTGACCAGCACGCCCAGTCGCAAGCCCCAAACCATAGCGGTGCAGCAGCCCACACTTGATCCTTCAACTCCAGATCGTTGTAAATCCAGCCCAGTGTCTGACTCCTCCACCATAGGTGAGGACTGGATGGAGCAGCatcacatggaggaggaggagatcctGGCTGGTAGCACGACTCAGCCTTTCCCTGCAGAGCAGCTACTTGGGAAAGAACCAACAATACCCAGCACGGTCTCCTGCCATGCCTCCACTCAGACCAGCAGGTCAGTGGCAGACAGTGACACCCAGACGGACCTCCAGCTCACACGACACCCCGGCATCATCACACTGACAAGCACAGGACAGAACCAGGCCACCTCTCTATCCTTTCCGCCGTCCAGACAGATCTCGCCCACCCAGGCAGCTCCAGACAACACCTTGAAGGACTCTTTCCACAAGCTGACCAAGGAGCGCCAGTACCACTACTCCACCATCCGCTCCAAGCTGGAACACATGATGACCGCACTGTCCCAGAGGCGAGAGCTAGCAGACGTCACCAACATGACTCAGGGGCTTGGCGCTCACAGCAGGCAGAGGGCACACAAAGACTGGGAGGAGCAACCAAACCCCAGACTGCTTGTTGAAAGTGCGGGCAAGGGCACGTGGCCAAGAGCCAGATGTGTACACTAG